A stretch of DNA from Halopiger xanaduensis SH-6:
TCATCGACGAACTAAACGACGCCGGCACCGGATTCTTCCTGCACGTTCCGTGTACCCACAAGGAAGACCTCGCCGATCCGGCCGACGTCACCAAGGTCGTCGATGCGATCGGCAATCCGGAGACGGTTTCGGCGGCGTCGCGACTCCACGCTGCGGAGTACGACGACCTCGAGTTCTACGGCCGGACTATCGACGGAAAGAAAATCGTCTTCTTCGAAGCCGAGGGGATCGACGACTATCATCCGGGCGTCTTCATGCGGGACGTCTCGAAGGACGACGTCCTGTTGGTGGACATGCACAACCACCACATCCACGCGGAACTGGACAGGGAGATCCAGTACGGGACCGAGGAGGCCGACCGCCTCAAGCGGTGTTTCGACGACTTCCTCGAGCAACTCGAGGGTGCCGAGACCTTCCCGTACAGCGCCGGCTTCGCCGTCGATTGCGGCGACCATCCGCTGATGGCGCTCGTCGAGGAGGTCGGCGGGCAGCGCACGCTCGTCTTCGGCGTCGATACCAACGGGATCACCGACGATCTGCGAGCGCAACGCGAGCGGTTCAAAGGGGAGTTCGACGAGGTGATCCTGTTCTCGACGGACACGCACGCGTCGGTGCACGACCTCGCGAATATGGACGACTTCGACATCGAGACGGTCACGAACACGGTCCGGCGGGCGGCCGATCGTATCTCCGACGCCCGGATCGGTCTGACGAACGATCGGACGGACCGATTGCGCCTGCTCAAACTCGACTACAGCGGACTCGTCTTCAGCGTGAACATCCTCATCCGACTCGTCATCATCTCGCTTGCAGCGTTTTACGTCTTCCTCGTGCTCTGGGTCTTCTGAGGTTCGTCACCGCTATTTTCGATCGTCGCTGCGCGCTGTGATCCGCCGATAGCGACCGACCGTCGAACGTTTGCTTTCCATCCGATAAAACACCGGATCATACGTCAGTAAACTAATCGTATTTGGAAGATACCGAAATGCTCATTCCACTCTCCTCCCGGGTACTAGCCAGTACCCGTCTGTCAGCGATGGAGGGGGAGCCAGTCACCGGCGGGAGCCAGTTCGCTCGTCGCTCGAGTCCATCGCCGCCGACGAGTCGGTCGTGACGGGGAGGGGGAATCATGACATCCGATACAGCCGTTTCGAACGTCGTACTCATCACGGTCGATTCGTTGCGGGCGGACGCCACCAGTCCGTACGACCAGGATCGACACACGCCGGTATTACAGTCGCTCGCAGACCGCGGGACCGTCTTCGAACGGGCCTTCGCGACCGGCAACTGGACCCCCTTTTCGTTCCCGTCGATTCTCGCTTCTCGCCCGGTGTTCGCCGACGGCGGCGGAATCGGCGTCGAGCAGTCACCGACGCTCGCCGAGACGCTTTCGGCGGCCGACGTTTCGACCGGCGGGTTCAACGCGGCGAACGGGTTTCTCACCTCCCACTGGGGATACGACGACGGGTTCGACGAGTTCGAATCCTTCGTCGCGAACGTCGGCTCGAGTATCTACAGTCGCTATCTCGCGACGCACCCGACGGTCGAAGCGTGGCTGCAGTTAGCCGCGTCGCCGTTTCGCCGCGTCGGGTCGCGGCTCCGCGGGAACACCGACGATCGACCGTTTCTGGATACGTCACGACTGTTCGACGTCGAGCACGGCGCGCGGTCGTTCCTCGAGGAGGCGGACGAGCCGTTTTTCCTCTGGGTGCACTATATGGACGCGCACACGCCGTACGTGCCAGCTCCGCGGTACATTCGCGACGTTTCGTCCGACCTCCTCGGCACGCACAGGATGTTGCTCGCGCACACGCGGACCGGGCTCGGCTGGGACGTCAGCGAGCGGACGCTCGCGGACCTCCGAACGCTCTATCAGGCCGCCGTCCGACAGGTCGACGCGAGCATCGGCCGACTGCTCGAGGCGCTCGCGTCGAACGACCTCGACGACGAAACGGCCGTCGTCGTCGCGGGCGATCACGGCGAGGAGTTTCAAGAGCACGGCCACCTCGCCCACTATCCGAAGCTGTACGACGAACTGATCCGCGTCCCGCTACTCGTCGACGTCCCCGACAACGATG
This window harbors:
- a CDS encoding sulfatase; amino-acid sequence: MTSDTAVSNVVLITVDSLRADATSPYDQDRHTPVLQSLADRGTVFERAFATGNWTPFSFPSILASRPVFADGGGIGVEQSPTLAETLSAADVSTGGFNAANGFLTSHWGYDDGFDEFESFVANVGSSIYSRYLATHPTVEAWLQLAASPFRRVGSRLRGNTDDRPFLDTSRLFDVEHGARSFLEEADEPFFLWVHYMDAHTPYVPAPRYIRDVSSDLLGTHRMLLAHTRTGLGWDVSERTLADLRTLYQAAVRQVDASIGRLLEALASNDLDDETAVVVAGDHGEEFQEHGHLAHYPKLYDELIRVPLLVDVPDNDGGRVDGQVGLDSIPPTVTDLLDVQPPAEWTGETLVPSVRGDEAPADDPVVSVTVRGEDVTAQPIPRSLSDGDLLVSVRDRDWTYIENVDADEIELYERSADPAQQTNLATEPTSDQSARIEAFASIAADHADVLRESDNDASTDSDESESEDESIDDDLEARLSALGYR
- a CDS encoding DUF2070 family protein — its product is MGADNVDIFKHIVFRLPSLPVQIAAMVGLSPIYATLTYVALNEFAPVELQPWVVPVGAFVIFLAPFLVAAELFYHALPDYPRHWSYFLALTTQLFLFIYALILSGADTGLNAWRIVWLALITVSLANVMVLTVSVGPERLRRIVPLSLVQPLLLIGTFQFFIGRNVGVSEASLLVNFGVLLVVVAVLVGFLKLFDYLIGSNADVSAFALTSGLLKGERSALDLGYPARPDVQTLTVDNGRELTLAAPWIHPGPLGGFGGGELSSEVIDELNDAGTGFFLHVPCTHKEDLADPADVTKVVDAIGNPETVSAASRLHAAEYDDLEFYGRTIDGKKIVFFEAEGIDDYHPGVFMRDVSKDDVLLVDMHNHHIHAELDREIQYGTEEADRLKRCFDDFLEQLEGAETFPYSAGFAVDCGDHPLMALVEEVGGQRTLVFGVDTNGITDDLRAQRERFKGEFDEVILFSTDTHASVHDLANMDDFDIETVTNTVRRAADRISDARIGLTNDRTDRLRLLKLDYSGLVFSVNILIRLVIISLAAFYVFLVLWVF